Proteins encoded within one genomic window of Trichoderma asperellum chromosome 2, complete sequence:
- a CDS encoding uncharacterized protein (EggNog:ENOG41), giving the protein MLLYEFPTQPTTHVGSSNSSPATWIQLPDPMIYPGIYSASGIDVMGILLRLVSRPNPCIELGPLDCSVSLTLCDLNLPDTPIVYASPGFYELTGYSATETIGRNCRFLQSPPYVHQTAGSGRVSESAEPITKMRRAIRANKEVRVEIANYKRNGTRFTNIVTILPLLPDADGHHYVVGLQAEA; this is encoded by the exons ATGCTCTTG TACGAATTTCCAACCCAGCCTACCACTCATGTGGGAAGCAGCAACAGTTCTCCCGCTACTTGGATACAACTTCCAGACCCCATGATATACCCTGGTATCTACTCGGCTAGCGGGATAGATGTGATGGGCATCTTG CTCCGACTTGTGTCTCGACCGAACCCCTGCATTGAACTCGGCCCTCTCGACTGTTCTGTCTCGCTCACATTATGCGACCTCAACTTACCAGATACACCCATCGTCTATGCTTCCCCAGGATTCTACGAGTTGACTGGCTACTCTGCTACGGAAACCATTGGTAGAAATTGTCGGTTTCTACAAAGCCCTCCTTATGTACATCAAACAGCCGGATCCGGTCGGGTTTCAGAGAGCGCCGAACCAATCACGAAGATGCGGCGTGCCATCCGAGCCAATAAAGAAGTCCGAGTTGAAATCGCCAACTATAAGAGAAACGGGACACGGTTCACTAACATCGTCACCATACTGCCCTTACTCCCAGACGCTGACGGACATCACTATGTCGTCGGGTTACAAGCCGAAGCATGA